One stretch of Equus przewalskii isolate Varuska chromosome 9, EquPr2, whole genome shotgun sequence DNA includes these proteins:
- the LOC103543615 gene encoding seminal plasma protein HSP-1-like, producing the protein MAPRLGIFLILAGTCIFLQLDHVDGDKQPITTTLSATMKPDYKCAFPFNYRGKWYFDCTRADSFFKWCSLNEDYSGKWKYCVDDDYAKCVFPFVYRGQTYNRCTTDGSLFWISWCSVTTSYDRDGAWRYCYNTILNCCTVHLTHGHECNEAFEICMKKIKKSQA; encoded by the exons ATGGCACCGCGTTTGGGAATCTTTCTGATTTTGGCTGGCACTTGTATCTTTCTCCAACTGGACCATGTggatggag ATAAGCAGCCGATTACGACCACTCTTTCTGCCACAATGAAACCAG ATTATAAATGTGCTTTCCCATTCAACTATCGCGGCAAATGGTATTTTGATTGCACTAGGGCTGATTCCTTTTTCAAATGGTGTTCTCTAAATGAAGATtattcagggaaatggaaatattgTGTTGATGACG ACTATGCCAAATGTGTCTTTCCCTTTGTCTATCGTGGCCAAACATACAACCGTTGCACAACTGATGGGAGTCTTTTCTGGATTTCTTGGTGCTCAGTCACTACTAGCTATGACCGTGATGGAGCTTGGAGATATTGCTA CAACACCATATTAAATTGCTGTACAGTGCATCTAACCCATGGCCATGAATGCAATGAAGCCTTTGAAATCTGCatgaagaaaatcaagaaatctCAAGCATGA